CAATATTTGAATAACATAAAAATAGTCATTAAACGTATGATGCAAATCAGAATGACAGCGCCCTGAAAACTGCTTCAGCGAACAAAGCGAGTATTTGTCTGCAACATGTATTTCCAAAGAAGCCACACCCATAGGAACATTTTTCGGATCTTGACATTACATGCAAGCGGCACATTTACTGCTTTCCATTTCCATTAATGGCACGACCCTTGAAGCCCTCGGTCTGATGATAAGCAACAATCTTAGGGCGGGCAGCAATTTTAGCATGCCAGGACTTCAGTGTGGGAAATGCATCCAGGCATCCAGGGGAGAGAATCTGGTGGTTCTCCAGAAGGTCAAACAGATTGTAGTCCACAAACGACATCTGTAACACAACACAGGTCATGAAGATTTCCAAGGCATCTGTCAGCTTTATGGTGTTCATAAATAAAGTaaacagataaataaataaaaacgaCACATAAATAaaggaaaaaaaccacacactacATCCACgaacaattaaacaaacaaacaacaaataactcCACCCATACCATGAAAAGATACACTCAGATACAGACACATGtagtcacaaacacacatgcacacacaaacattcagacacacacgcacacaccacttACTTTTCCACCCACAGCCGCTCCGGTGTCACTGGCCTTGGAAGCTGACAGCAATTTCtggaaaaaaatcaacaacaaaaatgtactTAGCTATGACaatagagagataaagagagagctAACTTGAAAACTGTTCACCCAAGGATGGTAGTGTTGGGTCCAAATGAACTTATTTTACTGCGAGACCATGCTAATCtgtacacaaaaaacacacattcaTGTGCAAAGAAGACAGAGGTCAAGAGAGAAAGGAATTCTTACTTCAAATGGTTTCAGGTTGTTGGGCAGCTTCTCGATGTATTCAGCCTTTCCGTTCTCCTGCAAAGAAACACAGGTTATTACACTTTCTTACTTAAATTTCCCTCACTccttaggccccccccaaaaaaaaataggtgtggttacggtaacatagccaaaaaaaaataggtgcggttaaggtaacatagccaaaaaaaatagggtaggaaggtaggcaatcactatttttttcttcttttttttcttctaatgtgtacaaattaaacctacttgacagggaaataagtgtgcgactcgggcgctttcactttcattgtgttttctgcactcgttttcttgttttttttgtttttgttttgacaaatgtaataaaaagttatagggtcggcccctaaaaatagggtaggtcgggttaccgtaaccacacttatttttttttaggcctcatTTTATGCCACAGATTTTTTTCGGTTTCATgaatacaaacacccttcccccccccccttaaagaTTTCCCATCTTGCTTTTCCAGATGTCTTGTTTATAACCTCAGTAAAATAACCTTAGTGTGCCAACATGTAGTCCAATCAGTGCAGCCTATTATTGTTCTATTTCTTGTTATTCTGTGACCTGCTGTGACATGAGCATTGATGCTCCTTTTTATGAGCATACAAAATCAAATTGAGAATTCCTTCCTTCTTTTGATCTCTCTGACCGAATCCCTGGTTGCTCTTATAGTCTTGGtattaaatcgaaaatttcttaataaattttcatttaattaatatacttaccaactcacataaatagcattaacttcagtttgatgcgtaagacattgaagtactaaccctggaaacagggggaggtaacccccaaatcaaaacaaaaccttgacaacaaggccctggtagttacctcccctcaccggtagcccgcgcatgcgcggcacATATCACCGGCAAACTCATTCCCAATGAAACACCACCTTCAACCATTAACAAAAAAACGATTGCGGGGTAGGATGGGAGGGCattaactatgtgagttggtaagtatattaattaaatgaaaatttattaagaaattttcgattaaataacatattcttactacaactcacataaatagcagattgctacataAGGTGGCGGGAATCTCACTTAACATGATAAGAAACCAGCCTGCTTCAACCATAATTGGTAAGCAACTACTACCATTGCAGTGGGTACTAAAACACGCACAAAAGTAGTAAAGAAAGACGTCTAAACATGACGTCCAAACACCACTGAGGTGCCATACGAGAATTGTCTGGCAGCAGAACCACCGGATAAAGGGTCCAAGCTCAGGCCCCATGAATTCTAGACAACccagaggaagaaagaaagctcCCCCCCATTTGACTGCCGCACTCATAAGCCTGTTAATGAGTGTAAAAGCCCATCTAGTCAGGGCTGCCTAGCAATAATTTGGTTCTATCCGTTGAAACGCAAGAACCAAAAGGAGCCATGCAAGACAAGTAGTCAAATACTCAAAACCTTGAGCGAGACCCAGAAGTATGTAAAACGCTACACCCTTAAGGGGAAGTGAACACTGACAAAAAGGAGTCTGAGAGCCTTCCTATAAAGAAAGGCTAGCATGTCTCCAAATCTATGGCTCTTAAAAAAGagcttaaaaacaaaaagaaatcccaAGTTGGAATTAATTTCAAAAGACAAAAGCTTGGACGCAGGGCCCTACCACGCAGGGCGTAGAAAGAGAAAAGTCTTGTCAAGACCTGACGACGTTCCTCCAGAATAACGAAACATAGACTTCCTACGATAACAACAGTTCGTGGAAAGTCTTAACATCCTCCTGAACTGGAGAATGCTAAAGCCTATGCCCAGAATCTAGAACTTGCACTAATGCAGGTGCTGGAGGAAgggctgactgccccccccccccttttatttgCACTCATAGAAAGTTAATGATGGCAAAGAAACCACCAGAAAAAATCAACCTAGATAAATAACCCCTTTCACGTAAAGCCTGTTGAGACCTAAGCTAAGTGAAAAGGCCTAAAATACGCTGTCTTGGTCGTGACTGACGAAAAGAGAGAACAATCTCTTACAAACGGCTAGACCAGAAAGACAGCTCTTAACTCAAAAGAGAGCCGTGCAAGTTCGGAAGACAAACAGATATGTCCTCCGAGGCGAGCGAGTAATAAAAAACGAACCTTTGCGTCTCCCCTCGAAGAGAACAAGAAGTTCCAAACGACCACAAGTGAAACACCCTCCACGGAGTGAAGCACTAAAAGATTAAGGCTTGAGTAAACCACAGCACCATAGTCCAAGAGGAAACGCTAAATGTTCGCAATGAACCAGAGACAATAACTTGCCCCTTGTTCAAAGGATAGAGCAAGACAAATGTCGGAAAACATCTGGCCTTGCTAGACTCTCCCACAAAAGAGTCAAATGACTTAAAGCCGAAAACAAAGGCAACAATTTGCAGGTCGGCGAGAATGCAACCTCTCATCAAGAGATGAACCGAGATTGCTCATCAAAACCAAAGCGACTTTAATCGAAAGAGGCAAAAGTCTAACTCAATACTCACTAGCAATAAGCTATGAAATTTAATCGACAAGAAAGGAAGCAAGCATACAGTGGGAGCTAGCTGTAGTGCCGAACGTGGAACGATCAGAGCCTAAGTTTGTCAACACAGAACTGAATAGGACAAACCCTGTAGCGACCGTTAAAACATAATGTCGCTATGTTACACCCTGGGAGGGTGTGAAGCCCGCCAGGCCTAGGAGATGACGTCAGTTCGTGACCGATCTCCTACCGAAAACAAGTGATACCTgagaaaaagatatcaagccctCATCGGTGAGAAAAATCTCAAGAACGAGCAAACGTGTTCCTGAAGTACCCAAACTACCAGAACACTCACCCTCTAATGAACCAAGCTGTGAACCCAACATGATCCAAACGGTTAGCCAAAAGTAGGCTACTGCTGGTGCATGACCTGCTTGAGCAACTACCCAATCAAGACCGAGCGAATGACGCAGTAAAACTTCCTGCGTTAAGAGTCCAAGTCTAGCAAAGACAAGCACTCATAACTTCGTGGGTCGTGGCAGAAAGCACCAATGAATGACTATGACTATGAACTGGACCGTCGCTACCCGTAGGTAAGACAAAGTCGCCGAAACCGGCCGTCATGTTGCCCCCAAACTGACTTCAGACGCTTCTTGTCAAAACAGAGGAAGTCACAAGAAAGTCCGAACAACCTCCTCGAGAGGACAAAAACGATGAACGCTCAAAAACCGACAGCTGTCGTGAACTAAGGAGCATCCTTAAGAAAAATCCGGAATAAATTTCGCCGCCAATCAAGAAACACCCTGAATATGGCCGAAAacccagaacgcgtctgatccgCTGAGAGACTAAAAGTCAGACGCGGGGACCTACGCAAACAGTAATCATAGATGCCAAAGTGCTACGATTACCTGGAACGTCAAAAAAAAACGAACCAGAAAAAGGCAAAATCCCTAGTACAAAACACCCGCAACACCTTGACAGTGTGGGCTGATGCTAATGCATACAGTCCTTCACTCCGAAAACAGAAGTGAGAGACGGGATACCAAAACCACCAACAACCTGAAACCCAAAGGGTTGACATTGGAAGCCTACTAGGCAAAGAGTCCTTGTTCCCAGAACCATCATTGGCCGAAGCCGTAAATGATTGTCCCCCAACGCAGGAGTGACCTGAAGCGGGGAACTCGGAAGTGCAAAAGGATCAAAAGAATGATTGGGCTTCCCGTTCAGCTTTGGTTACGAAGCATGAAAGACGACGTGCGAGAACAATTGCTCGGAGAAGCCAGCCATGGCTGAACAGACTCCGACACATCCCCATGAGCAGTGAACAGAGGAAAGATGCTAACAGCACCGGAACTCAACACCTTAGCCATCTCATAGGCTACAGAGGGCGActcccgaaaccggaagtgaacGCTAGTCTCATTGTCACCCTGGAAATCGCCAAATGCGAAAGGTGGAGCCGCTAAACGAGAAGACGAAGTTGTCACCCCTTCTGCAAAGTATCGAGAGGTAACCTCAGCGGCGGCAAACAGCGCGCGCAAGAACCTCCTCTCAACTCGAAAGTTGTGTTCCGCCTCGGAAGAGTCACCACAATCCTCGACAACATCCACATCATCAACAAAGATGTCTGATGAAGCCCGATCATGACCGGAACCATCATTGCCCCGCAACGGAACTGATGAACTCGCCGTACCGGAACCCTGTGTAACCACACCAAGGAGGACCGGCAAAGCCGAGCTGCTACCATTACCCGGAACCAGAGGTAGCTGGCAATTCGGAAGGGAAGGCGACCGGAAACACACCTGTGCTCCGCCCGGAAGCTGACCCATCCTGTCCCCACCGTACGCAACCGCCTGAGCGGAAGCGTAGGCAGGAAACGGATTGCCGTTACCACCAACGACCGGAACCCCCGTAGGCTGTGAACCGGAAGTCGATGGTAACGATTTGAAAGTGCCACGATCTCCCGAAAGAAACCCTGTGGCCGGAAATCCCTTTGCCGAAGCAGTTGAACCCGAGTACGAGGGACCGGACGTACCAGCCCCAGCGTCAAGGGTGGAATAACCGTCGAGACAAACAACACGCTCGTGTGCTGAGTGCCCCGAACTTCCAAAAGTCTACCCCGGAACCGGCGGACCGGAACCAGCGGTAGCTGGCAATCCGGAAGGGAAGGCGACCGGAACACACCTGTGCTTTACCCGGAAGCTGACCCAACCTGTCCCCCACCGTCCGCAACCGCCTCAGCGGAAGCGTAGGCAGGAAACGGATTGCCGTTACCACCAACGACCGGAACCCCCGTAGGCTGTGAACCGGAAGTCGATGGTAACAAAATGAAAGTGCCACGATCTCTCGGAAGAAATCCTGTGGCCGGAAATCCCTTTGCCGAAGCAGTTGAACCCGAGTACGAGGGACCGGACGTACCGGCCCCAGCGTCAAGGGTGGAATAACCGTCGAGATGAGCAGCACGCATTTGCGCCGAACACCCCGAACTTCCATGAACACGTACCTGATCGGCCGAAGCCGAAAGCTGAGGAACAGCAACGTCCGCCGACGTAATCGTAGCGGAAAGAACAATCCTCGACAAAGAGGAAGCGTTGCCAACCCCTGGAGGCAAAGCTGGAATGGTGGAGGAAGACACACCCCTGTCAGTTGCCAGCATCTCCCTCATTTGATCCTTGAAAGTAGAAAAAAAGAGCAAACAATTCATCGCGCGAGACCGCCTGGGTCTCTTTCTCCTGCGGCGACAAAACGGGCAAGCTAGCAGGAGGATCAAACGAAACACGCAACGACTCCTTGCTCACAGGATCGAAAATTTCGCAAAAATAATTACAAAATActaaaatgcaaatggcggcatgcACCCGTAACACCGGGCACTGCCTACACTAGGTTGAAGCAACAAAAAACTCCAGAAAACGGAGCTAAAAGTTCAACAACCGgcagaaaaaaaatgcaaatggcggcacgTCACAACGCAAGTCCGCCATGTTGACGACTAGAACTCCGTCAAGACGGAGACATGTAGTAAAAAACAGAATACCAACACACAAAGGTCGGCACAGGTAAAGACAAAATAATCTGTAAAAGATAAGTCATAAGACCTAAGCTTACACAACAGAACAAACTGCTCAGCAGGTAACAAAGTACCCTGCCCGACAGAGCTAACGCTAAAGACCGCCATGTTGAAACTACAACTCCGAGAACGGAGAACAAGCTTTAACATTACACGAACAAAGGCGGCGCAAGCTCAACCAAGCCTGTAAGGAGTAAGTCACTAGACTTAAGCTTAACGAAAGAACACACTGCTCAGCAGGGAAACGAAAGTCGCCTGTCTGGCAGCACTACAGTAAAAGTCGCCGAATTAAAAGTACAACTCCGTAAGACGGAGCACGAAGTACAAAGCCATTTACCaacaaatgcaaatggcggcacaagctataacaagaaaacgttacagataagtcactagactaagcttgaacaacaaaataactgCTAGGCGGGAAAACGAAAGTCACCCGCCTGGCAGcactacagtaaaatccgtgtAAACAGAACGACTCCGTAAGACGGAGCACAAAGTACGACGCCATTTACCaacaaatgcaaatggcggcacaagctataacaagaaaacgttacagataagtcactagactaggcttgaacaacaaaataactgCTCAGCGGGAGAGACAAAACATGTCTGAGAGAGCAACAGCTCTCTCCCGCCCaagtgaaaaccaaaacaaactccgAGAAACGGAGAAAGACATTTTCACAAGTGAACAGTTACCATAAACAAACGTTGTAAaccagaaagatctcaccaacagCTAGCAAGATGAACCAGGGTCAAAAGGTCGTCCTCACAGGAGACCCAAGGCTGAAAAGCCCAGCAAGTACCAACACGTCTGTACAGCACGGTGTTGAAGAAGGGAATGCGTTTGCCGGTGATATgtgccgcgcatgcgcgggctaccggtgaggggaggtaactaccagggccttgttgtcaaggttttgttttgatttgggggttacctccccctgtttccagggttagtacttcaatgtcttacgcatcaaactgaagttaatgctatttatgtgagttgtagtaagaatatgttatttaatcatCATTTACTTTTACATGAAATAAAAACTCATTTCCAGCAGAATAATGGTACTTACATAGTTTGTGTAAATGAGTTTTACATAAGCACCCCTCAGGTCTTCAACCCCATCGTTCAGCTCGTCAATTCTGGCAGCGGTCTTATCATCGCTTCCATACAAGCCTATCGCAAAGGAGAAGACAATtaatacacacatgcagactCTTACTTTCATGCCTAATATACACAGCACTGGAAGGCAGgcattaacccttacactggtgcaattctgtaacacatgttacaaagccactggtgaattaacagagagaaaaataaagaaaaacggtcatataggtttttgcatccatgggaggtaatcggaaccgaccaaacagactgagccagtagcgcgacatgtcgtgacaaccaggtgacagtatacgtaaagtagcgtgacatatgtcgcgacaaccagcctaagggttagcATATGGTCAAGAATCTGTCAAGGTGTCTAAAAATTACTTTTCAAAACCTGATTAGCAGAAGGTGAATCGTCAAGCAGGCAAGGGTGGTCCTGAAATTTTGTTGCCCAAAGAAACAGAATGGTGCACTCTGTGAATGTTAACGGAGTGCTCAAATCACAAGAATCGTGCACCTatggaggcaaagccagtcaaacaggatCAAGATTTCAGAGCCACGCTCAAGCAATCGCTAACCACGCGTGTCAATTTCAC
The sequence above is a segment of the Littorina saxatilis isolate snail1 linkage group LG3, US_GU_Lsax_2.0, whole genome shotgun sequence genome. Coding sequences within it:
- the LOC138962700 gene encoding glutathione S-transferase P 1-like, with the protein product MAKYNLVYFPVRGRGEAIRILLVDNDQDYEETNCAPFDKFLAEWKPKMAFGQVPALYDGDFMLVQSNAILRYLARKHGLYGSDDKTAARIDELNDGVEDLRGAYVKLIYTNYENGKAEYIEKLPNNLKPFEKLLSASKASDTGAAVGGKMSFVDYNLFDLLENHQILSPGCLDAFPTLKSWHAKIAARPKIVAYHQTEGFKGRAINGNGKQ